Proteins encoded within one genomic window of Bacillus sp. (in: firmicutes):
- the cas8c gene encoding type I-C CRISPR-associated protein Cas8c/Csd1, with protein sequence MNWLLNLYETYESNLGQVGVIEKKYNEQEYTLLPISHTTQNAHIEVEITEDGEFHSARVIDKNDASTLIPCTEDSASRAGAKIAPYPLHDKLSYVAGDFVAYGGKIKKEEPFTYYIKQLEEWAESRYSNKKLKSIFTYLSKKQLIKDLVESKILYLDTSGNLIDTWDKKYESLRGEKPAIFSVVSGEQESAFIRFNVYSPNKILEKVWKDQEMYDSFINYYQELLGEEDLCYVTGKMSPSTERHANKIRNPADKAKLISANDTSGFTFRGRFNKSHEVASISYEVSQKAHNALKWLINRQGKFIEQRVFLVWGNDDLEIPDPMVDTFSIDPTPIERTERISFTNREFANEVAKALDGYKSNLSTKSNVNILILDSATTGRMAVLYYRNMDKELYLNRLISWHSTCVWLHRYRKDDKGEYVQFYGAPATKDIAFAAYGPRADNKVVKGLMERILPCIIDDKKIPMDIIRSAIYRSSNPVSMEKWEWEKTISITCALINKKEEGYNVALDTENNDRDYLFGRLLAIADVLERRALGSDETRASNAIRYMNSFSKHPARTWKTIQESLQPYQAKLGTKGLYLSKLIDEVASRINYDDFNNKPLSGKYLLGFYSQRHDLYQKKEKSDSIAETSN encoded by the coding sequence ATGAACTGGCTACTAAATTTATATGAAACCTATGAATCTAATTTAGGTCAAGTAGGTGTAATTGAAAAAAAATATAATGAACAAGAATATACACTGCTTCCGATATCCCATACAACTCAAAATGCCCATATTGAAGTGGAAATAACTGAAGATGGAGAATTTCATTCTGCTAGAGTAATAGATAAAAATGATGCAAGTACATTAATTCCTTGTACGGAAGATTCAGCGAGCCGTGCAGGGGCTAAAATTGCACCTTATCCACTTCATGATAAATTAAGCTATGTAGCGGGGGACTTTGTAGCTTATGGGGGAAAAATAAAGAAAGAGGAGCCCTTTACATATTATATTAAACAGTTGGAAGAATGGGCCGAATCGCGATATTCCAATAAAAAATTAAAAAGTATATTTACTTATTTATCTAAGAAACAATTAATAAAAGATTTGGTAGAATCTAAGATTTTGTATTTAGATACAAGCGGTAACTTAATTGATACATGGGATAAAAAATATGAATCATTGCGTGGTGAAAAGCCAGCAATTTTTTCGGTAGTTAGTGGCGAACAAGAAAGTGCTTTTATAAGATTCAATGTTTATTCGCCAAATAAGATTTTAGAAAAGGTATGGAAAGATCAGGAAATGTATGACTCCTTTATTAATTATTATCAAGAGTTATTAGGTGAAGAAGACCTTTGCTATGTAACGGGAAAAATGTCTCCAAGTACTGAAAGGCATGCAAATAAAATAAGAAATCCGGCAGATAAAGCAAAATTAATTTCAGCAAATGATACTAGTGGTTTTACATTTAGAGGGCGTTTTAATAAAAGCCACGAAGTAGCGAGTATTAGTTATGAAGTATCTCAAAAAGCTCATAATGCCTTAAAATGGTTAATAAATCGGCAAGGGAAGTTCATCGAACAGCGTGTGTTTCTTGTTTGGGGAAATGATGATCTTGAAATTCCTGATCCTATGGTTGATACCTTTTCAATCGATCCAACACCGATTGAAAGAACAGAAAGAATATCTTTTACAAACCGGGAGTTCGCAAATGAAGTTGCAAAGGCTTTGGATGGTTACAAAAGCAATTTATCTACTAAATCAAATGTAAATATTCTCATCCTTGATTCGGCAACAACAGGACGAATGGCAGTACTATACTATCGAAATATGGACAAAGAACTTTATTTAAACAGGCTTATATCGTGGCATTCCACATGTGTGTGGCTCCATCGCTATCGAAAAGATGATAAAGGTGAGTATGTACAGTTTTATGGAGCGCCAGCTACTAAAGATATTGCATTTGCTGCTTATGGCCCTAGGGCAGATAATAAGGTTGTTAAAGGATTAATGGAGCGTATTCTTCCCTGTATAATCGACGATAAAAAAATACCAATGGATATTATTAGAAGTGCAATTTATAGATCTTCAAATCCAGTATCGATGGAAAAATGGGAATGGGAAAAAACCATTAGCATTACATGTGCGTTAATAAATAAAAAGGAGGAGGGATACAACGTGGCATTGGATACAGAAAATAATGACCGTGACTATCTATTTGGCCGTTTATTAGCAATTGCTGATGTTTTGGAAAGACGGGCTCTGGGTTCTGATGAAACAAGAGCGAGTAATGCAATCCGTTATATGAACTCTTTTTCTAAACATCCAGCAAGAACGTGGAAAACAATACAGGAGAGTTTACAACCCTATCAAGCAAAGTTAGGAACAAAGGGATTGTATTTATCGAAATTAATAGATGAAGTTGCTTCAAGAATCAATTATGATGATTTTAATAATAAACCATTATCAGGGAAATATTTACTGGGATTTTACAGTC
- the cas5c gene encoding type I-C CRISPR-associated protein Cas5, giving the protein MRNAIEFEVYGKYALFTDPLTKMGGEKLSYQVPTYQALKGVVESIYWKPTLLMVVDEVRVMNAIRMESKGIRPIEYGGGNTLANYTYLKDVKYQVRAHFLFNPHRLDMAFDRNENKHHNILIRSLKAGGRRDIFLGTRECQAYVEPCIFGEGKGFYDNYDGEIHFGTMVHGINYPDETGSNEMEVRLWNPVMKNGIIKFIRPDQCTQIRKVKDMEPKHFDGTNVESVDNLLKTFEEGGNQ; this is encoded by the coding sequence ATGCGAAATGCAATTGAGTTTGAGGTTTATGGGAAATATGCCTTATTTACTGACCCTTTAACAAAAATGGGTGGAGAGAAACTATCATATCAAGTACCAACATACCAAGCTTTAAAGGGGGTCGTAGAATCGATTTATTGGAAACCCACACTTTTAATGGTAGTTGATGAAGTTAGAGTTATGAATGCTATACGAATGGAGTCAAAAGGCATCCGACCAATTGAATATGGTGGGGGGAATACATTAGCAAATTACACGTATTTAAAAGATGTGAAATATCAAGTAAGGGCTCATTTTCTATTTAACCCACATCGACTAGATATGGCTTTTGACCGTAACGAAAATAAGCACCATAACATTCTGATACGCTCACTCAAAGCTGGTGGTCGAAGAGATATTTTCTTGGGGACAAGAGAATGTCAAGCATATGTAGAGCCGTGTATTTTTGGTGAAGGTAAAGGATTTTATGACAACTATGATGGTGAAATTCATTTTGGTACGATGGTTCATGGTATCAATTATCCAGATGAAACTGGCAGTAATGAAATGGAAGTACGGCTTTGGAATCCAGTGATGAAGAATGGGATTATAAAGTTTATAAGGCCTGACCAGTGTACACAAATCAGAAAGGTTAAAGATATGGAACCTAAGCACTTTGATGGAACAAATGTTGAATCAGTTGATAACTTATTAAAGACATTTGAAGAGGGGGGGAATCAATGA